From a single Streptomyces liliifuscus genomic region:
- a CDS encoding TetR/AcrR family transcriptional regulator encodes MTASPEQPAWRRRAVERSTRAAKLRAEERVQRFLDSAYELIAEKGTTDFTVQEVVNRSKQSLRSFYQYFDGKHELLLALFEDTLAKSANEIREAASSKSDPLRALRLAVEMLHERARPGPDVPRPLFGGFALQLLVKHPSQVAAAHRPLLTVFAELIERAADAGVIAAGRPRRQAALVLQTVIFAAQAHGVPSDGHAEPVTSEPVTSEEVWRFCLGGISGIPPTGRPATA; translated from the coding sequence ATGACCGCTTCCCCCGAACAACCGGCGTGGCGCCGGCGTGCCGTCGAGCGATCGACCCGGGCCGCGAAGCTGCGCGCGGAGGAACGCGTACAGAGGTTTCTGGACTCGGCCTACGAGCTCATCGCCGAGAAGGGCACGACGGACTTCACCGTCCAGGAGGTGGTCAACCGCTCGAAGCAGTCGCTGCGCAGCTTCTACCAGTACTTCGACGGGAAGCACGAGTTGCTGCTCGCCCTGTTCGAGGACACGCTCGCCAAGTCGGCGAACGAGATCAGGGAAGCCGCCTCGTCGAAGAGCGATCCGCTCCGGGCGCTGCGCCTGGCCGTGGAGATGCTCCACGAGCGGGCGCGGCCGGGTCCCGACGTGCCGCGGCCGCTGTTCGGCGGGTTCGCCCTGCAGCTGCTGGTGAAGCACCCCTCTCAGGTGGCGGCCGCCCATCGGCCGCTGCTCACGGTGTTCGCGGAGCTCATCGAGCGGGCCGCCGACGCGGGTGTCATCGCGGCCGGGCGGCCCCGCCGTCAGGCCGCGCTCGTCCTGCAGACCGTCATCTTCGCCGCGCAGGCGCATGGCGTGCCCTCCGACGGTCACGCCGAGCCGGTCACCTCCGAGCCGGTCACCTCCGAGGAGGTCTGGCGGTTCTGCCTGGGCGGCATCTCCGGCATCCCGCCGACGGGCAGGCCGGCCACGGCCTAG
- a CDS encoding AIM24 family protein: protein MKGDLFSSEYMVQPATAAGMSVENAKSIKYAVNGEMLARQGAMIAYRGNLQFERKGQGVGGMLKRAVTGEGLPLMAVRGQGEAWFAHEAQNCFIVDIDPGDVFTVNGRNVLCFDASLKYEIKTVKGAGITGGGLFNSVFTGQGRLGLVCEGNPLVIPVSPQWPVYVDTDAIVGWTANLQTTLHRSQSIGSMIRGGSGEAVQLMLQGEGYVVVRPSEATPQKVQQH, encoded by the coding sequence ATGAAGGGTGATCTGTTTTCCAGCGAGTACATGGTGCAGCCGGCCACTGCGGCGGGCATGAGCGTCGAGAACGCCAAGTCGATCAAGTACGCCGTCAACGGCGAGATGCTCGCCCGGCAGGGCGCGATGATCGCCTACCGGGGCAATCTGCAGTTCGAGCGCAAGGGCCAGGGCGTCGGCGGCATGCTCAAACGGGCCGTGACCGGCGAGGGCCTGCCGCTCATGGCGGTGCGCGGACAGGGGGAGGCCTGGTTCGCGCACGAGGCGCAGAACTGCTTCATCGTCGACATCGACCCCGGTGACGTCTTCACCGTCAACGGCCGCAACGTACTGTGCTTCGACGCCTCGCTGAAGTACGAGATCAAGACGGTGAAGGGCGCGGGCATCACCGGCGGCGGACTGTTCAACAGCGTCTTCACCGGCCAGGGCAGGCTCGGTCTCGTCTGCGAGGGCAACCCGCTGGTCATCCCGGTCTCGCCGCAGTGGCCGGTGTACGTCGACACGGACGCGATCGTCGGCTGGACGGCCAACCTCCAGACCACACTGCACCGTTCGCAGTCCATCGGCTCGATGATCCGTGGCGGCTCGGGCGAGGCCGTGCAGTTGATGCTCCAGGGCGAGGGATACGTCGTCGTACGGCCGAGCGAGGCGACACCGCAGAAGGTCCAACAGCACTGA
- a CDS encoding cytochrome P450, producing the protein MTSRATPTSPAGEPGPDAVPDVFDPRQYAAGVPHAAYRVLRDHHPVAWQQEHEVLGWPAGPGFWAVTRHADVVRVLKDSETYSSYLGATQIRDPDPDDLPFIRRMMLNQDPPGHGRLRRLVSRAFTPRRVDHFTSVARARARSLFEQAVATARRNDGTCDLVTDVTDDYALLNLADLLGVPESDRGLLLHWTQRVIGYQDPDEAGPPVLDAVGGPVNPRSPAALRDMFAYARDLAGHKRRHPGDDVMTALAADGELATAELEMFFFLLTVAGNDTVRGAAPGGMLALAGHPEAYAQLRAPDVDLRAAVDELLRWHPPVLTFRRTAVHDTELAGTRIRAGDKVVVFHASANHDERVFNEPHRLDLARTPNPHVSFGDGPHVCLGAHFARLQLRVLYEEALRALPVPPRVAGPPRRLVSNFINGLKSLPLHVA; encoded by the coding sequence GTGACCTCACGAGCGACGCCGACATCACCCGCCGGGGAACCCGGCCCGGACGCCGTCCCCGACGTCTTCGACCCCCGGCAGTACGCCGCCGGTGTCCCCCACGCCGCCTATCGCGTCCTGCGCGATCACCATCCCGTGGCCTGGCAGCAGGAGCACGAGGTTCTCGGCTGGCCGGCCGGGCCCGGCTTCTGGGCGGTCACCCGGCACGCCGATGTGGTGCGGGTCCTGAAGGACTCGGAGACGTACTCCTCGTATCTCGGCGCCACCCAGATCAGGGATCCGGATCCGGACGACCTGCCGTTCATCCGTCGGATGATGCTCAATCAGGATCCGCCGGGGCACGGGAGGTTGAGGCGTCTCGTCAGCCGGGCGTTCACCCCTCGCCGCGTCGACCACTTCACTTCGGTCGCCCGCGCCCGGGCCCGCTCGCTGTTCGAGCAGGCGGTGGCGACCGCCCGCAGGAACGACGGCACGTGCGATCTCGTCACCGATGTCACCGACGACTACGCGCTGCTCAACCTCGCGGACCTGCTCGGTGTGCCGGAGAGCGACCGCGGGCTGCTGCTGCACTGGACCCAGCGGGTCATCGGCTATCAGGACCCGGACGAGGCGGGCCCACCGGTGCTCGACGCCGTGGGCGGACCGGTCAACCCCCGCTCCCCTGCGGCACTGCGGGACATGTTCGCGTACGCCCGTGATCTGGCCGGTCACAAGCGGCGGCATCCCGGCGACGACGTGATGACCGCGCTCGCCGCCGACGGTGAACTCGCCACCGCGGAACTGGAGATGTTCTTCTTCCTGCTGACGGTCGCGGGCAACGACACGGTTCGCGGCGCGGCTCCCGGCGGAATGCTGGCACTGGCCGGGCATCCGGAGGCGTACGCCCAACTGCGCGCCCCAGACGTCGACTTGAGGGCGGCCGTGGACGAACTCCTGCGGTGGCACCCGCCGGTGCTCACCTTCCGTCGCACGGCCGTGCACGACACCGAGCTGGCCGGGACGCGGATCCGTGCCGGGGACAAGGTGGTGGTCTTCCACGCCTCTGCCAACCACGACGAGCGGGTGTTCAACGAGCCGCACCGGCTCGACCTGGCGCGTACGCCGAATCCGCATGTGTCCTTCGGCGACGGACCGCATGTCTGCCTGGGCGCGCACTTCGCCCGGCTGCAGCTGCGGGTGCTGTACGAGGAGGCGCTGCGGGCCCTGCCCGTGCCGCCGCGCGTCGCGGGGCCTCCCAGGCGGCTCGTCTCCAACTTCATCAACGGCCTGAAGTCGCTGCCCCTGCACGTGGCCTGA
- a CDS encoding S8 family peptidase — translation MKGTHLRTPRPARRKLISVAAISATLLAGTATSLALAGPATAEVPAERTAAAAVSAPAERLIVGYKSGATEARSNKAASADAEAKGKEAGENLDFQRRLGTGAALVDLGEQLSKADVADVVAEYRADPQVAYVVPDRLNKPQADPNDTEYSKQWDLFETTAGMRVPGAWDTATGSGVTVAVIDTGYVTHSDLAANIVAGYDFISDTAVSVDGNGRDSNPADPGDWYSAGECEQTTGSSSSWHGTHVAGTIAAVTNNSKGVAGIAYNAKISPLRVLGKCGGYDSDIIDAITWASGGTVSGVPANANVAKVINMSLGGGGACTTATQTAINNAVGRGTTVVVAAGNSNANAANYSPASCGNVISVAALNRTGSKASYSNFGSVVDIAAPGGQTSTGTANGILSTLNSGTQGPGSESYAYYQGTSMAAPHIAGLAALAKSANSALTPAQIESAIKTNSRALPGTCSGGCGAGLADAAKTVQAVSGSGGSTGGTTFTSTTAVSIPDAGSAVESSIAVSGRTGNAPSALQVGVDITHTYRGDLVIDLVAPDGTAYRLKSSGSDSADNVNTTYTVDASSETANGTWKLRVQDVASADTGTINSWKLTF, via the coding sequence ATGAAAGGCACTCACTTGCGTACTCCTCGACCCGCGAGACGGAAGCTGATATCCGTCGCCGCGATCTCCGCGACGCTGCTGGCCGGGACCGCCACGTCCCTCGCGCTGGCCGGTCCCGCCACCGCCGAGGTCCCCGCCGAGCGGACCGCGGCCGCTGCCGTGTCCGCTCCCGCCGAGCGGCTGATCGTCGGCTACAAGTCGGGCGCCACCGAGGCCAGGTCGAACAAGGCCGCCTCCGCCGACGCCGAGGCCAAGGGCAAGGAGGCCGGCGAGAACCTCGACTTCCAGCGCCGCCTCGGCACCGGTGCCGCGCTGGTCGACCTGGGCGAGCAGCTGAGCAAGGCCGATGTCGCCGACGTCGTCGCCGAGTACCGGGCCGACCCGCAGGTCGCCTACGTCGTGCCGGACCGTCTCAACAAGCCGCAGGCCGACCCGAACGACACCGAGTACAGCAAGCAGTGGGACCTCTTCGAGACCACCGCGGGCATGCGCGTGCCCGGCGCCTGGGACACCGCGACCGGCAGCGGAGTGACCGTCGCCGTCATCGACACCGGTTACGTCACCCACTCCGACCTCGCCGCCAACATCGTCGCGGGCTACGACTTCATCTCCGACACCGCGGTCTCGGTGGACGGCAACGGCCGTGACAGCAACCCGGCCGACCCGGGCGACTGGTACTCCGCCGGCGAGTGCGAGCAGACCACGGGCAGTTCGTCCTCCTGGCACGGCACGCACGTCGCGGGCACCATCGCCGCCGTCACCAACAACAGCAAGGGCGTCGCGGGCATCGCGTACAACGCGAAGATCTCCCCGCTGCGCGTCCTCGGCAAGTGCGGCGGCTACGACTCCGACATCATCGACGCCATCACCTGGGCGTCCGGCGGTACGGTCTCCGGCGTCCCGGCCAACGCCAACGTCGCCAAGGTCATCAACATGAGCCTGGGCGGTGGCGGTGCCTGCACCACGGCCACCCAGACCGCGATCAACAACGCCGTCGGCCGGGGCACCACGGTCGTCGTCGCGGCGGGCAACAGCAACGCCAACGCGGCCAACTACTCGCCGGCCAGCTGCGGCAACGTGATCTCGGTCGCCGCGCTCAACCGCACGGGCTCCAAGGCCAGTTACTCCAACTTCGGCTCGGTCGTCGACATCGCGGCACCCGGGGGCCAGACCAGCACCGGCACCGCCAACGGCATCCTGTCCACGCTGAACTCCGGTACGCAGGGCCCCGGTTCGGAGTCCTACGCCTACTACCAGGGCACCAGCATGGCCGCCCCGCACATCGCGGGTCTCGCCGCGCTCGCCAAGTCGGCCAACTCCGCGCTGACCCCGGCCCAGATCGAGTCCGCGATCAAGACCAACTCGCGTGCTCTGCCCGGTACTTGCTCGGGCGGCTGTGGCGCGGGTCTCGCGGACGCGGCCAAGACGGTGCAGGCGGTGAGCGGGTCGGGAGGCTCCACGGGGGGCACCACCTTCACCAGCACCACGGCCGTCTCCATCCCGGACGCGGGCTCGGCAGTCGAGTCCTCGATCGCCGTCAGCGGCCGCACCGGCAACGCGCCCTCGGCCCTCCAGGTCGGCGTCGACATCACCCACACCTACCGCGGTGACCTGGTGATCGACCTGGTCGCCCCGGACGGCACGGCGTACCGGCTGAAGTCCTCGGGCTCGGACTCGGCCGACAACGTCAACACGACCTACACCGTGGACGCCTCCAGCGAGACCGCCAACGGCACCTGGAAGCTGCGCGTGCAGGACGTGGCCTCGGCTGACACCGGCACGATCAACAGCTGGAAGCTGACCTTCTGA
- a CDS encoding ABC transporter ATP-binding protein — MPQPDPSEAPSTPPWRLLLGYVRPYRWTLLLGAVLSLLTGAAGLALPLVARTLIDDLGHDRSITGALLAMSGLVVANAALGALGGYVLRYTAESVVLGARRGLVSHLLRLRISAVDRSEPGDLMARITSDTTLLREVTTDSLVGLGTGGLTLVATLAMMGFVDPVLTGVTLGVVLAAGTVIGVIVPRINRASRRAQDAVGAMGASLERTLGALRTIKASGAEHREEQAVHAAAEESWRQSVRAAKWSALAGNTAGLSMQVAFITVLAVGGARVATGAVDIGTLVAFLLYVFYLMAPIQQVVGAVAQYQTGSAALARIEEARLLPAEPAAEPSPLPRPGAEPAAIAFQDVRFRYDDDLPYVHHGVTFAVPPRGMTAFVGPSGAGKTTVFSLIERFYDPEEGSIELDGRDLTDWEVSALRSAIGYVEQDAPVLSGSLRDNLLLGNPDADDGEVLRALKTTRLDSLVDRLPKGLDTLVGHRGTKLSGGERQRVAIARALLRRPRLLLLDEATSQLDAVNEAALRDTVADVARTTTVLVVAHRLSTVTMADRIVVMDAGRVRAVGTHRELVAGDPLYAELAATQFLAATDDGLKTPESVDS; from the coding sequence GTGCCACAGCCCGACCCGTCCGAAGCGCCGTCCACACCGCCGTGGCGGCTCCTGCTCGGGTACGTACGCCCGTATCGCTGGACGCTGCTGCTCGGGGCCGTGCTGTCGCTGCTGACGGGCGCCGCCGGGCTCGCGCTGCCGCTGGTCGCCCGAACGCTCATCGACGACCTGGGGCACGACCGGTCGATCACCGGCGCGCTGCTGGCCATGTCGGGTCTGGTGGTCGCCAACGCCGCGCTCGGGGCGCTGGGTGGGTATGTGCTGCGGTACACCGCCGAGTCCGTCGTGCTCGGCGCGCGGCGGGGCCTGGTCTCGCATCTGCTGCGGCTGCGCATATCCGCGGTCGACCGCAGCGAGCCCGGCGATCTGATGGCCCGGATCACCTCGGACACCACGCTGCTCAGGGAGGTCACCACCGATTCACTGGTCGGACTCGGCACGGGCGGGCTCACACTGGTGGCCACGCTCGCGATGATGGGGTTCGTCGACCCGGTGCTGACGGGCGTCACCCTCGGCGTGGTCCTGGCCGCGGGCACGGTGATCGGTGTGATCGTGCCGCGGATCAACCGCGCCAGCAGGCGCGCGCAGGACGCCGTCGGAGCGATGGGGGCCTCGCTGGAGCGGACCCTCGGCGCGCTCAGGACCATCAAGGCGTCCGGCGCCGAGCACCGCGAGGAGCAGGCCGTGCACGCGGCGGCCGAGGAGTCGTGGCGTCAGAGCGTCCGGGCCGCCAAGTGGTCCGCGCTGGCGGGGAACACGGCCGGGCTCTCGATGCAGGTCGCCTTCATCACCGTGCTCGCCGTGGGCGGCGCACGGGTGGCGACCGGGGCCGTCGACATCGGCACCCTCGTCGCGTTCCTGCTGTACGTCTTCTACTTGATGGCGCCGATCCAGCAGGTCGTCGGAGCCGTCGCCCAGTACCAGACAGGATCGGCCGCCCTGGCCCGGATCGAGGAGGCCAGGCTGCTGCCCGCCGAACCGGCCGCCGAGCCTTCGCCGCTGCCCCGGCCCGGCGCCGAACCCGCCGCGATCGCCTTCCAGGACGTCCGCTTCCGCTACGACGACGACCTGCCGTACGTGCACCACGGCGTGACCTTCGCCGTCCCGCCGCGCGGCATGACCGCCTTCGTCGGACCGTCAGGCGCCGGGAAGACCACGGTGTTCTCGCTCATCGAGCGGTTCTACGACCCGGAGGAGGGGAGCATCGAGCTGGACGGCCGCGACCTCACCGACTGGGAGGTCTCCGCGCTCCGGTCCGCCATCGGCTATGTCGAACAGGACGCGCCCGTCCTCTCCGGCAGCCTCCGCGACAACCTCCTGCTCGGCAATCCCGACGCCGACGACGGCGAGGTGCTGCGCGCGCTGAAGACCACCCGCCTCGACTCCCTCGTCGACCGGCTGCCGAAGGGGCTCGACACCCTCGTCGGCCACCGCGGCACCAAGCTCTCCGGCGGTGAGCGCCAGCGCGTCGCCATCGCCCGCGCCCTGCTCAGGCGGCCCCGGCTGCTGCTGCTCGACGAGGCCACCAGCCAGCTCGACGCGGTCAACGAAGCCGCGCTGCGCGACACCGTCGCCGATGTCGCCCGCACCACCACGGTCCTGGTCGTAGCCCACCGGCTGTCCACCGTGACCATGGCCGACCGGATCGTCGTCATGGACGCGGGGCGGGTACGGGCGGTGGGCACCCATCGCGAACTCGTGGCCGGTGACCCGCTGTACGCCGAACTCGCCGCCACGCAGTTCCTCGCGGCCACGGACGACGGCCTGAAGACGCCTGAGTCCGTCGACAGTTGA
- a CDS encoding flavin-containing monooxygenase: MTTPHTPSAAPDLDPRELGFDPEALRARYRAERDRRIRPDGNAQYHRVAGEFGYYADDPYVDEPELGREPLTDRVEVVVVGGGFGGLLAGARLRQAGVRGIRVIEQAGDFGGTWYWNRYPGIHCDIESYVYMPLLEEIGYVPQWKYAPGEEIRQHARAIGRHFGLYEDACFRTRATELRWDDTELEWIVTTDRGDRMRARFVVVSSGTLSQAKLPGIPGIENFKGHTFHTSRWDYAYTGGDANGNLHRLADKHVAVIGTGATAIQVVPHLGRDAERLYVFQRTPSSVDVRGQRPTDPGWAESLEPGWQRRRRDNFLRTVTGTHADEDLVNDGWTSSARLLQNLIPTNNYADLPQAERDRVNELADFQKMNEIRARVNTVVEDPATAEALKPWYRYMCKRPTFSDHYLDTFNRPNVTLVDTADHGGVERITEDAVVVGGAEYEVDCVIFATGFEVGVSGILSGQLPVHGRDGATLPGAWTQGGPKTLHGFYSHGFPNLFQLGPLQNASAVNYVHILDEQAGHVAEVVAEARGRRARYVEPSPEAQEAWVATIRQKAADLYKFQAECTPGYYNNEGMPRKRSESYGDGPVAFHELLRRWRADGGMNDVIVE; this comes from the coding sequence ATGACCACCCCCCACACCCCGTCCGCCGCGCCCGACTTGGACCCTCGGGAGCTCGGGTTCGACCCGGAGGCCCTGCGCGCTCGCTACCGGGCCGAGCGCGACCGCCGGATCCGCCCCGACGGCAACGCGCAATACCACCGCGTCGCCGGTGAGTTCGGCTACTACGCCGACGATCCGTACGTGGACGAACCGGAGTTGGGCAGAGAGCCGCTGACCGACCGGGTGGAAGTGGTGGTCGTCGGCGGCGGGTTCGGCGGTCTGCTGGCCGGAGCGCGACTGCGGCAGGCGGGGGTGCGGGGCATCCGGGTCATCGAGCAGGCGGGGGACTTCGGCGGGACCTGGTACTGGAACCGGTACCCGGGAATCCACTGCGACATCGAGTCGTACGTCTACATGCCGCTCCTCGAAGAGATCGGCTACGTCCCTCAGTGGAAGTACGCGCCCGGCGAGGAGATCCGGCAGCACGCGCGGGCGATCGGACGGCACTTCGGCCTGTACGAGGACGCCTGCTTCCGGACCCGGGCCACCGAACTCCGCTGGGACGACACCGAGTTGGAGTGGATCGTCACCACCGACCGCGGTGACCGGATGCGGGCGCGCTTCGTGGTGGTCTCCAGCGGCACGCTCAGCCAGGCGAAACTCCCCGGCATCCCCGGCATCGAGAACTTCAAGGGCCACACCTTCCACACCAGCCGCTGGGACTACGCCTACACCGGGGGCGACGCGAACGGGAACCTGCACCGGCTCGCCGACAAGCACGTGGCCGTGATCGGCACCGGCGCGACCGCCATCCAGGTCGTGCCGCATCTCGGCCGCGACGCCGAGCGGCTGTACGTGTTCCAGCGCACGCCCTCCTCGGTCGACGTACGCGGCCAGCGCCCCACGGACCCCGGGTGGGCCGAGTCGCTTGAGCCAGGCTGGCAGCGGCGCCGCAGGGACAACTTCCTCAGGACCGTCACCGGGACCCACGCGGACGAGGACCTGGTGAACGACGGCTGGACCAGCAGCGCCAGGCTGCTCCAGAACCTCATCCCGACCAACAACTACGCGGACCTGCCCCAGGCGGAACGCGACCGCGTGAACGAACTCGCCGACTTCCAGAAGATGAACGAGATCCGCGCCCGCGTGAACACGGTCGTCGAGGATCCCGCCACGGCCGAGGCGCTCAAGCCCTGGTACCGCTACATGTGCAAGCGGCCCACGTTCAGCGACCACTACCTGGACACGTTCAACCGGCCCAACGTGACGCTGGTCGACACGGCCGACCACGGGGGCGTCGAGCGCATCACCGAGGACGCCGTCGTGGTCGGCGGGGCCGAGTACGAGGTCGACTGCGTCATCTTCGCCACCGGATTCGAGGTGGGCGTCTCGGGGATCCTGTCCGGTCAACTCCCCGTCCATGGAAGGGACGGGGCCACGCTGCCGGGGGCCTGGACGCAGGGCGGCCCGAAGACACTCCACGGCTTCTACAGCCACGGCTTCCCCAACCTCTTCCAGCTCGGCCCGCTGCAGAACGCCAGCGCCGTGAACTACGTCCACATCCTCGACGAACAGGCCGGCCATGTCGCCGAGGTGGTCGCCGAGGCACGGGGGCGCCGCGCCCGGTACGTGGAGCCGTCCCCCGAGGCGCAGGAGGCCTGGGTCGCGACGATCCGTCAGAAGGCCGCGGACCTCTACAAGTTCCAGGCCGAGTGCACCCCGGGCTACTACAACAACGAGGGCATGCCCAGGAAGCGCAGCGAGTCGTACGGCGACGGACCCGTCGCGTTCCACGAACTGCTCAGGCGCTGGCGCGCGGACGGCGGCATGAACGACGTCATCGTCGAATGA
- a CDS encoding NHL repeat-containing protein produces the protein MLPSRYDDTDNTPPTSRRWDLRRLNPPNRLWGSNGVTFGPDGRLYVAQFLAGQISAVDIASGDIDVVVPLDGPVQAPDDLAFGADGSMYIADLTPGRVWRRSPEGAYSLVSDQVQVPNGITCVGDRLFVNEMKMNGRLLELFPDGGDPVVLTDGLALGNAMQLGPDGCLYYPHMIGNQVWRIPPDGGTPELFAEEVDDPVAVRFDKGGVLVVLSRGPAGIVTRIDLATGARSVVVSGVLGLDNAAFDAENRMFVSSFGSGGVTEMREDGRTREIVPRGLSGPFGVTVDLRGTVYAADHYRLAGPGDSGEHDSGGVITHELQPFIHGITADDGLLHFASEYGDVRTYDPVRKTTRIRVRGLNEPTGIERSPDGALVVAESGAGRVVRIEGRIDGTDSVTVLAEGLHHPVDIAFDAEGRCYVSDDELGAVLRLDDGEAVPVADGLGAPQGLAVRGDELFTVDVEHRCLRAVSLTTGETRIDAEDLAVGLPPGITRTEPALFAAGMPGSPHSFAGLAVTPDGSLLLSANGEGSILRLSARAPSEG, from the coding sequence ATGCTGCCCAGCCGATACGACGACACGGACAACACGCCGCCCACGAGCAGGCGTTGGGACCTACGCAGACTCAACCCGCCCAACCGGCTGTGGGGTTCGAACGGCGTCACCTTCGGACCCGACGGACGGCTGTACGTGGCACAGTTCCTCGCCGGGCAGATCAGCGCCGTCGACATTGCCTCGGGTGACATCGACGTGGTGGTGCCCCTGGACGGACCGGTGCAGGCGCCCGACGACCTCGCCTTCGGGGCGGACGGTTCCATGTACATCGCCGACCTGACACCGGGGCGGGTCTGGCGGCGCAGCCCCGAGGGCGCGTACAGCCTCGTCTCCGACCAGGTGCAGGTGCCCAACGGCATCACCTGTGTGGGAGACCGGCTCTTCGTCAACGAGATGAAGATGAACGGCCGCCTGCTGGAGCTGTTCCCGGACGGCGGTGACCCGGTGGTGCTGACCGACGGGCTGGCCCTCGGCAACGCGATGCAACTCGGCCCGGACGGCTGCCTCTACTACCCGCACATGATCGGCAACCAGGTCTGGCGGATCCCGCCGGACGGCGGCACACCCGAACTGTTCGCCGAGGAGGTGGACGACCCGGTCGCGGTCCGCTTCGACAAGGGTGGCGTCCTGGTCGTTCTGTCGCGGGGCCCGGCCGGCATCGTGACCCGCATCGACCTCGCCACCGGGGCACGGTCGGTGGTCGTCAGCGGCGTCCTCGGGCTGGACAACGCGGCCTTCGACGCGGAGAACCGCATGTTCGTCTCCAGCTTCGGCAGCGGCGGGGTCACGGAGATGCGCGAGGACGGCCGGACCCGGGAGATCGTTCCCCGCGGGCTCAGCGGCCCCTTCGGAGTGACCGTCGACCTCCGCGGCACGGTCTACGCGGCGGACCACTACCGCCTGGCCGGCCCGGGCGACTCCGGGGAGCACGACTCCGGCGGCGTGATCACCCACGAACTGCAGCCCTTCATCCACGGCATCACCGCGGACGACGGACTCCTGCACTTCGCCTCGGAGTACGGCGACGTCCGTACGTACGATCCCGTGCGGAAGACCACGCGGATACGGGTGCGGGGGCTGAACGAGCCCACCGGAATCGAGCGCTCGCCCGACGGAGCCCTCGTCGTGGCCGAGTCGGGCGCCGGCCGCGTCGTACGGATCGAGGGGCGGATCGACGGGACGGACAGCGTCACCGTGCTCGCGGAAGGGCTCCACCACCCCGTCGACATCGCCTTCGACGCCGAAGGGCGCTGTTACGTCAGTGACGACGAACTCGGGGCGGTGCTCCGGCTCGACGACGGCGAGGCGGTGCCCGTCGCGGACGGCCTCGGCGCGCCGCAGGGGCTGGCCGTCCGCGGGGACGAACTGTTCACGGTGGACGTCGAGCACCGGTGTCTGCGGGCGGTGTCCCTCACGACGGGGGAGACCCGGATCGACGCCGAGGACCTCGCGGTCGGTCTGCCGCCGGGCATCACCCGTACCGAACCCGCCCTGTTCGCCGCGGGCATGCCAGGTTCCCCGCACTCGTTCGCGGGCCTGGCCGTGACCCCGGACGGCTCCCTCCTCCTCTCGGCGAACGGCGAGGGAAGCATCCTGCGCCTGTCGGCCCGCGCGCCTTCGGAGGGCTGA
- a CDS encoding ABC transporter substrate-binding protein has protein sequence MPTRRARIRTGKPTVAAIALVMTLAACGGDSDDSDSSNAGGNGLERSSITVAALPLADDAPLYIAQDRGLFKQEGLDVRIQPVQQSIQALPALSKGQVDVIASANYVTFLQAHEKGTLDLRILAEGARVAPHMMDVLVPQDSDIRSVADLKGKKVAVNILNNIQSLTLNAILDQQGAGRPEYRQIAFPQMGPALEKGQVDAVHAAEPFNSAIQNDLNARVLLDGGSAPVESIPISGYVTTRDYASKNPKTAAAFKRAIAAAAEIATQDQSAVREELPKYAKVTADQAESIRLPDYPATTDVSQLRRLTELMEDQGLLTKAIDPGTLLVK, from the coding sequence ATGCCGACGCGCCGAGCCCGAATCCGTACGGGAAAACCGACCGTCGCCGCGATCGCCCTGGTGATGACTCTGGCGGCCTGCGGTGGCGACTCCGACGACTCCGACTCCAGTAACGCCGGGGGCAACGGGCTGGAGAGGTCGAGCATCACCGTCGCCGCGCTCCCGCTGGCCGACGACGCACCCCTCTACATCGCACAGGACCGGGGCCTGTTCAAGCAGGAGGGCCTGGACGTGCGCATCCAGCCCGTCCAGCAGAGCATCCAGGCACTGCCCGCCCTGTCGAAGGGGCAGGTCGACGTCATCGCGAGCGCGAACTACGTCACCTTCCTCCAGGCCCACGAGAAGGGCACCCTCGACCTCCGCATCCTCGCCGAGGGAGCACGCGTCGCGCCGCACATGATGGACGTCCTCGTGCCCCAGGACTCGGACATCAGGAGCGTCGCCGACCTCAAGGGCAAGAAGGTCGCCGTCAACATCCTCAACAACATCCAGTCACTGACCCTGAACGCGATCCTCGACCAACAGGGCGCCGGCCGCCCCGAGTACCGGCAGATCGCCTTTCCCCAGATGGGACCCGCCCTGGAGAAGGGGCAGGTCGACGCCGTCCACGCGGCCGAGCCCTTCAACAGCGCCATCCAGAACGACCTCAACGCCCGCGTTCTCTTGGACGGTGGCTCCGCGCCCGTGGAGTCCATACCGATCAGCGGCTACGTCACGACCCGCGACTACGCCTCAAAGAACCCGAAGACCGCGGCGGCCTTCAAGCGGGCCATCGCCGCTGCCGCGGAGATCGCCACCCAGGACCAGAGCGCTGTACGCGAGGAGTTGCCCAAGTACGCCAAGGTGACCGCGGACCAGGCCGAGTCGATCCGGCTGCCGGACTACCCGGCGACCACGGACGTGTCCCAGCTGCGCCGGCTCACCGAACTCATGGAGGACCAGGGCCTGTTGACGAAGGCGATCGATCCGGGAACGTTGCTCGTCAAGTGA